The following proteins are co-located in the Plasmodium vinckei vinckei genome assembly, chromosome: PVVCY_11 genome:
- a CDS encoding DNA replication licensing factor MCM6, putative: MSSMFNENELSGIDAHSVFGNNNNNETESYENKRKNYNENSNMSMNQRAEEEEDEEDDEEDEEPSHVQDENMAKVFEKFLKTFSEKKNNKLDAESDEDSDSVWRDNLNFDFPSELEIGSNAHYVQVLYTILQNSFSRNKVLVVDMKHVLMWEPTDRNQFDIGSQLYMYIKRHFLRILDIFEQKVQLLAESINPVKTKEVGKICLRFYNEKNPIHSLRSLRCEMLGEMISVRGQVTRTSDVRPELTLASFKCNECGNIINGVKQQFRYTQPSKCPSASCSNMHDWSLVLEQSYFVDWQKIRLQEIAQESPPGSMPRNMDVILRNDIVDSVHAGDRIIVTGCLIVVPDIPTLMKPGDIPRSVARQMLKKNENSLVSQGLTGIKGVGVQDLNHKLCIYACQIEKLNNSKKDNSFDEQTQVDINCEEILNCDDLKWLREIAIHPNTIDILAECIAPKIWGNIEIKKGALLMMTGGVQKITSNCKLRGDINMCIVGDPGTAKSEILKYVESFAPRAIFTSGKGSTAAGLTAAVHRDPDQGDTVLEAGALMYADQGICCIDEFDKMDEKDRVAIHEAMEQQTISITKAGIQATLNARASVLAACNPKYGRYDSLKTFAQNVNIPAPLLSRFDLFYTMLDTIDIDKDTNIANHLVSMHCGDEAERHLKANAGKLDNVKLEIYLELSKRVKPLLTDEAKYKLIHYYVSFRNIEYSPGAQRSMRMTVRQLESLIRLSEAVAKLKFSHFVDVKHVEIACSIFKASMKKISNEKEINLDEEPEKPTNAASYISNGENQTDNPEVKKTTVIKASEYQYISAIIFEIIKEYEFNNNNECMTQDQLIEAYLKDYAKAESTEHLDEWIYKLKKIINRLINQDMKLLSETNENDPENIILRIHPNYAGPSAEGVITNKNTYGYTTFKNYQTDQNALDDDVDFQEDIADF, translated from the coding sequence atgtcgAGCATGTTcaatgaaaatgaattatcTGGGATTGACGCTCACAGTGTTtttggaaataataataacaatgaaACAGAAAGCTacgaaaataaaagaaagaaTTATAATGAGAATTCAAATATGAGTATGAATCAAAGGgcagaagaagaagaagatgaAGAAGATGATGAGGAAGATGAGGAGCCATCGCATGTACAAGATGAGAATATGGCTAAagtttttgaaaaatttttaaaaacattttctgaaaaaaaaaataataaattagatGCAGAAAGTGATGAAGATAGTGATAGTGTATGGAGAgacaatttaaattttgattttcCAAGTGAATTAGAAATAGGAAGTAATGCTCATTATGTTCaagtattatatacaatattacaaaattcattttcaaGGAATAAAGTATTAGTAGTTGATATGAAGCATGTATTAATGTGGGAGCCAACTGATAGGAATCAATTTGATATCGGTAgtcaattatatatgtacataaaaAGACATTTTTTACGTATATTAGATATTTTTGAGCAAAAGGTTCAATTATTAGCTGAAAGTATTAATCCTGTTAAAACTAAAGAAGTTGGCAAAATATGTTTACGattttataatgaaaaaaatccTATTCATTCATTAAGAAGTTTAAGATGTGAAATGTTAGGAGAGATGATAAGTGTGAGAGGTCAAGTTACAAGAACATCTGACGTTAGACCTGAATTAACATTAGCATCTTTTAAATGTAATGAATGtggaaatattattaatggTGTTAAACAACAATTTAGATATACACAACCAAGTAAATGTCCATCAGCTAGTTGTAGTAATATGCATGATTGGTCATTAGTTTTAGAACAATCTTATTTTGTCGATTGGCAAAAGATTAGATTACAAGAAATAGCACAAGAAAGTCCACCAGGATCTATGCCTAGAAATATGGATGTTATTTTACGTAATGATATTGTAGATAGTGTACATGCAGGTGATAGGATAATTGTAACTGGTTGTTTAATTGTTGTTCCTGATATCCCAACATTAATGAAACCTGGTGATATACCTAGAAGTGTAGCTAGACAaatgctaaaaaaaaatgagaacTCTTTAGTATCACAAGGATTAACAGGTATTAAAGGTGTTGGTGTACAAGATTTAAATCATAAGCtttgtatatatgcatgtcaaatagaaaaattaaataattcaaaaaaagaCAATTCCTTTGATGAACAAACTCAAGTTGATATTAATTGTgaagaaatattaaattgtgATGATTTAAAATGGTTGAGAGAAATAGCTATACATCCTAATACTATTGATATATTAGCTGAGTGCATTGCACCGAAAATATGGGGTAATattgaaattaaaaaaggtgCACTACTTATGATGACAGGGGGTgtacaaaaaattacatcaaattgtaaattaagaggtgatataaatatgtgtataGTTGGTGATCCAGGTACTGCTAAAAGTGagatattaaaatatgttgaAAGTTTTGCACCGAGAGCAATATTTACTTCAGGAAAAGGGTCGACTGCAGCAGGTTTAACAGCAGCAGTGCACCGAGATCCAGATCAAGGAGATACAGTATTAGAAGCAGGTGCATTAATGTATGCCGATCAAGGAATATGTTGTATTGATGAGTTTGATAAAATGGACGAAAAAGATCGAGTAGCAATTCATGAAGCAATGGAACAACAAACAATATCAATTACAAAAGCTGGTATTCAAGCAACATTAAATGCTAGAGCATCTGTTTTAGCTGCTTGTAATCCAAAATACGGAAGATATGATTCACTTAAAACATTTGCtcaaaatgtaaatatccCAGCCCCATTATTATCAAgatttgatttattttatactatGTTAGATACTATAGATATAGATAAAGATACAAATATAGCAAACCATTTAGTATCTATGCATTGTGGTGATGAAGCAGAAAGACATTTAAAAGCTAATGCTGGAAAATTAGATAATGTAAAATTAGAAATATATCTTGAATTAAGTAAAAGAGTTAAACCATTACTTACTGATGAagcaaaatataaattaatacatTATTATGTATCGTTCAGAAATATAGAATATTCACCAGGTGCTCAAAGATCAATGAGAATGACAGTTCGTCAATTAGAATCACTTATACGTTTAAGTGAAGCTGTtgcaaaattaaaattttctcATTTTGTAGATGTAAAACATGTTGAAATAGCTTGCTCGATTTTTAAAGCTtctatgaaaaaaatatccaatgaaaaagaaattaattTAGATGAAGAACCCGAAAAACCAACTAATGCCGCATCATATATAAGCAATGGAGAAAATCAAACAGATAATCCAgaagttaaaaaaacaacagTTATTAAAGCAAGTGaatatcaatatatatctgcaattatttttgaaattattaaagaatatgaatttaataataataatgaatgtATGACACAAGATCAATTGATAGAAGCATATTTGAAAGATTATGCAAAAGCAGAATCTACTGAACATTTAGATGAATGGatttacaaattaaaaaaaattattaacagATTAATTAATCAAGATATGAAACTATTAAGtgaaacaaatgaaaatgatcctgaaaatattatacttaGAATCCATCCTAATTATGCAGGACCATCAGCAGAAGGGGTTAtcacaaataaaaatacttaTGGATATACCACCTtcaaaaattatcaaaCTGATCAGAATGCTCTAGACGATGATGTGGATTTCCAAGAAGACATAGCGGacttttaa
- a CDS encoding RAP protein, putative, with protein sequence MSLQSKSHILCGKFISRVYLKKVEKKYGKFCCTFYHNGCNKDGSKKQIKINNVSLNLNSLKKKNEFDKKEFDEKEFNIDDLYKYKLKNKKIDFDFLNKMINYILMDKNDHKLNVENLLLLLVVFNKSFINYKDKFENGFDLKVCAYIMSKIKLKLHYLYTSKMLIYTLNILTNLKLIDNDILKSFTNKCDYFIKNEEYEIYDLVAFLRIFSEIYILNKDSNSIHFQNFNWLLIKTICDKLTYNFDFLFLPYKDNTFSFKLRKKLAQQIGQIVSSNDSNLKCDGSNGATTNESKTTILDTLLSISKSLKNLNYSHIPLSNEISNTLKIHFFNNNKLININEDPISLNKVFYIMNCFLFLQLDYHMFYKYILNNFNEFLKKYKNLLLLFFLLSKNNLYPSKVIHIFDSTFLQNLKEKKYNSQNLIILLETYASHKYRNAILIQQVLNYWNLSPINNETNGTHINDPSLDASYSNKDEKTLINSDTTSSLNYGEATMDSSISVDKFNVTNNKSLYNSLPILDKIKIFYSLFHLDIYEDKLLFDITTQLDNPELIHSIPYKFLIKLLLSFCYFSFENINIYNVIIKNLIKYDILVDNIYLNQLKIIELSLRTHHVPNIYNKLDNECYEYMNYIKNKEKEIEYNIKSDLQKDVKNILLTFNLTPLEEVSIGPYNVDFVEQDQTFQNIYKNEILYQNQQNNYNKVISSNKKLNEHSGKVIIEVNGEHHFYKNTKSYTSLSKLKHKLLSDLGYIVINIPYFDWAILKTNLNKKSYIKKIINDKSNIDMISILPHNQQTFFLKTDELKNIKKAIHSGDAKSQFINSIAEFRKKNKLKFLKKKIKEI encoded by the coding sequence ATGAGTTTACAATCCAAGTCACACATTCTGTGTGGGAAGTTTATCAGTCGGGTTTATCTTAAAAAGGttgagaaaaaatatggaaaatttTGTTGTACCTTTTATCATAATGGTTGTAACAAAGATGGGAGTAAGAAGCAGATAAAGATAAATAATGTATCTCTAAATTTGAAcagtttaaaaaagaaaaatgagTTTGACAAAAAAGAGTTTGACGAAAAAGAGTTTAATATAGacgatttatataaatataagttgaagaacaaaaaaatagattttgattttttaaataaaatgataaattacattttaatggataaaaatgatcataaattaaatgtagaaaatttgttattattattagttgtgtttaataaaagttttataaattataaagacAAGTTTGAAAATGGATTTGATTTAAAAGTttgtgcatatattatgtctaaaatcaaattaaaattacattatttatatactagTAAAATGTTAATCTatacattaaatatattaacaaatttaaaactaattgataatgatatattaaaatcctttacaaataaatgtGACTacttcataaaaaatgaagaatatgaaatatatgatcTTGTTGCTTTTTTGAGAATATTTagtgaaatatatattttaaataaggATAGCAATTCTATACATTTTCAAAACTTCAATTGGCTATTAATTAAAACTATATGTGATAAGCTAACATATAAtttcgattttttatttttgccTTATAAAGATAATACCTTTTCATTTAAGTTGCGTAAAAAGCTGGCTCAGCAAATTGGGCAAATAGTTAGTAGCAACGATTCCAATTTAAAATGCGATGGTAGCAACGGTGCCACCACTAACGAGTCAAAGACAACCATTTTAGATACACTCTTATCAATCAGTAAaagtttgaaaaatttaaattattctcATATACCATTATCAAATGAAATTTCAAATACactaaaaatacatttttttaataataataaattaataaatataaatgaagatcctatttctttaaataaagtattttatattatgaattgttttttatttttgcaaTTAGATTAtcatatgttttataaatatatactaaataattttaatgaatttttaaaaaaatataaaaatttattacttcttttttttttactttcaaaaaacaatttgtaTCCCTCAAAagttattcatatatttgaCTCAACATTTTTGCAAAAtctaaaagaaaaaaaatataattcacAAAATCTTATAATCCTACTAGAAACATATGCCTCCCACAAATATAGAAATGCTATCCTAATTCAACAAGTTTTAAATTATTGGAATCTCAGTCctattaataatgaaacGAATGGCACACACATAAATGATCCCTCCTTAGATGCTTCTTATTCTAACAAGGATGAAAAAACATTAATAAATAGTGACACTACATCATCTCTAAACTATGGAGAGGCAACTATGGATAGTAGTATTAGTGTAGATAAATTCAATGTaactaataataaaagtttGTATAATTCTCTCCCTATTCtagataaaattaaaattttttacagtttatttcatttagaTATTTATGAAGACAAActattatttgatataaCGACCCAACTAGATAACCCCGAATTAATACATAGTATTccttataaatttttaataaaactattattaagcttttgttatttttcatttgaaaatataaatatatataatgtaataataaaaaacttaataaaatatgatatactagtagataatatatatttaaatcagTTGAAAATCATAGAGCTCTCTTTACGAACACACCATGTCCcaaatatttacaataaaCTAGACAATGAATGTTATGAgtatatgaattatataaaaaataaagaaaaggaaatagaatataatatcaaatccgatttacaaaaagatgttaaaaatattttacttaCATTTAATTTAACTCCATTAGAAGAAGTTTCAATAGGCCCATATAATGTCGATTTTGTTGAACAAGATCAAacatttcaaaatatttataaaaatgaaatactCTATCAAAACCAACAAAACAATTACAATAAAGTCATatcatcaaataaaaaattaaatgaacaTAGTGGGAAAGTTATTATTGAAGTTAATGGAGaacatcatttttataaaaatacaaaatcaTATACTTctttatcaaaattaaaacataaattattaagtGACCTTGgatatattgttattaaTATTCCTTACTTTGATTGGGctatattaaaaacaaatctaaataaaaaatcgtatataaaaaaaattataaatgataaatctAATATAGATATGATTTCAATACTACCTCATAATCAacaaactttttttttaaaaactgatgagttaaaaaatattaaaaaggcAATTCATTCTGGTGATGCTAAATCACAGTTTATTAATAGCATTGCCGAGtttaggaaaaaaaataaattaaaatttttaaaaaaaaaaattaaagagaTATAG
- a CDS encoding histone-lysine N-methyltransferase, putative, which produces MFKIEYKEDKGKCVIATSQIRSGYCIAESHPEIAIPLCVKFMTPRVVDPATKKNNYKIINICFYCFEKVNKCTYCPNCKYVAYCSDNCLERAWKFHREECDIFKSNIFDKYCPTITMRLVINCYLSHLNFYDYGGSINDLTKEKYDNLKYPAYIVSVALMSKKKKIFSNFEDNKSILKNVIEKFIKVSKNTLQIIDNELEPCGLGFYKKPIPYFNHSCLSNCVTIFKNQKLYIRTLMDIYPGEELTISYLDIAFDRNTRLAICADQYFFTCTCKLCKVNIASECHNIFNNDFICTHSENCKKFINYMEIVLMSELERKISYLNKSHFKTFPILKKSTEKNENVWKCMLCKNETNDSVIKALIEKEKETIKEVEYLDTLFAEKYSYDNKIVLQSLNKIKSKIDDLTDYYHHSKYSIQKMRAKILYVSIQLQDFKLAYSIATQYLKSIEVSYGKYSPIYGYYIFLTGKLALFLDLKSAGLNLIHKAKKNIIKTYGPESPIYKDLEKFLYTNKY; this is translated from the coding sequence atgtttaagaTAGAGTATAAAGAAGACAAAGGGAAATGTGTTATAGCTACTAGCCAAATTAGATCTGGATATTGTATTGCTGAATCACACCCAGAAATTGCAATCCCATTATGTGTTAAATTTATGACACCAAGAGTAGTTGATCCTGcgactaaaaaaaataattataaaataataaacatatgtttttattgcTTTGAAAAGGTTAATAAATGTACATATTGCCCTAATTGTAAATATGTAGCATATTGTAGTGATAATTGTTTAGAGAGGGCATGGAAATTTCATAGAGAAGAAtgtgatatatttaaatcaaaTATCTTTGATAAATATTGCCCGACAATAACTATGAGATTAGTTATAAATTGCTATTTAagtcatttaaatttttatgattatGGTGGATCAATTAATGATCtaacaaaagaaaaatatgataactTAAAATATCCAGCATATATTGTTTCTGTTGCACTCAtgagtaaaaaaaaaaaaattttttcaaacttTGAAGATAACAAAAGTAtacttaaaaatgttattgaaaaatttataaaggtatcaaaaaatacattacAAATAATAGATAATGAATTAGAACCATGTGGTTTAggtttttataaaaaaccTATTCCATATTTTAATCATTCCTGTTTAAGTAATTGTGTaactatatttaaaaatcagaaattatatataagaacATTAATGGATATCTATCCAGGAGAAGAATTGACAATAAGTTATTTAGATATCGCATTTGATCGTAATACTAGACTAGCTATATGTGCAGAtcagtatttttttacatgtaCATGTAAATTATGTAAAGTAAATATTGCTTCAGAGTGTCATAACATATTTAACAatgattttatatgtacacATTCagaaaattgtaaaaaatttattaattatatggaAATTGTATTAATGTCAGAACTTGAAAGAAAGATTAGTTATCTTAATAAATCCCATTTTAAAACTTTcccaattttaaaaaagtcaacagaaaaaaatgaaaatgtatGGAAATGTATGttatgtaaaaatgaaacTAATGATAGTGTAATAAAAGCTTtaattgaaaaagaaaaagaaacaatTAAAGAAGTTGAATATTTAGATACTTTATTTGctgaaaaatattcatatgataataaaattgtattacaatctttaaataaaattaaatcaaaaataGATGATCTTACAgattattatcatcattcaaaatattctatacaaaaaatgagagcaaaaatattatatgtatctATACAATTACAAGACTTCAAATTAGCATATAGTATAGCTACCcaatatttaaaatcaaTTGAAGTATCTTATGGAAAATATTCACCAATTTATGgatactatatttttttaacaggAAAACTAGCTTTATTTCTTGATCTCAAATCAGCAGGACTAAATTTAATACATAAagccaaaaaaaatattatcaagaCATATGGCCCAGAGTCCCCTATATACAAGGATCTTGAAAAGTTTctttatacaaataaatactaA
- a CDS encoding serine/threonine protein phosphatase 5, putative, with product MSGRIFSKKILVSVKHFRSKLNEGSETFYKLGSKYISTQNSMTHIDLINIKENMNDNQYNNKGGINKSAENIKTNNIGDVVNNLNEYKLINENTEGSDGSSTNVSSNVRSENGDCDGKEEKNGTSNKINNIDTMKEKREEGNENDSNEIINEDGEVKKNISVELLKICNSLKNIGNKYFKEDNYIISLKYYTAAIDFIKSFYENNPDESYLKLLNEMNLDTLSDYVQIDEEDIDLLKKYYNESTINKSSEYISMHETDLHIYYTNRSFCNMKLENYGLSIQDIDEAIKINPYYAKAYYRKGCSYLLLSDLKNASDCFQMVLKLTKDKNSELKLKQCKKLLFEQQFQKAIELEQKIPYYETIQLDNIKIENNNAPIYDRNNLNIDFLKKVVDYISVPNQKLNKKCVCAIILDVIKLLKESPTLVYLNLKEDETITICGDIHGQFYDLINIMNINGYPSTNYSYLFNGDFVDRGSFSVEVIIFLYLAKLIFPNNVYLTRGNHETDNMNKIYGFLGELLEKYDEKLHSLFSDSFKFLPLAYVLNNKVFICHGGIPSKTDVTLKDIEQIDRNTEPLDEGIMTDLLWSDPNEEKGFKPSKRGIGFSFGPDITENFLKNNNLSLIIRSHEVRDEGYSLEQNGQLYTVFSAPNYCDVMKNKGGFLKFKGNATTPECVKFTEVKHPNVPSLKYAHNLYQNI from the coding sequence ATGAGCGGAAGGATATTctctaaaaaaattttagtaAGTGTGAAACATTTTCGatcaaaattaaatgaaggAAGTGAAACATTTTATAAGTTAGGaagcaaatatataagtacACAAAATAGTATGACCCATATAGAtttgataaatattaaagaaaatatgaatgataaccaatataataataaaggtgggataaataaaagtgctgaaaatataaaaacaaataatataggaGATGTTgtaaacaatttaaatgaGTATAAACtgattaatgaaaatacagAAGGTAGTGATGGAAGCAGTACAAATGTGAGTAGCAACGTTAGAAGTGAAAATGGTGATTGTGATGGTAAAGAAGAAAAGAATGGAACttctaataaaataaataacattGATACGATGAAAGAAAAGAGGGAAGAaggaaatgaaaatgattcaaatgaaattattaatGAGGATGGtgaagtaaaaaaaaatataagtgttgaacttttgaaaatatgtaattctttgaaaaatataggaaataaatattttaaagaagataattatataatctcgttaaaatattatacagCAGCTattgattttataaaaagcttttatgaaaataatccAGATGaatcatatttaaaattattaaatgaaatgAATTTAGATACGTTATCAGATTATGTACAAATTGATGAAGAAGATATTGATttattaaagaaatattataatgaaagtacaataaataaaagttctgaatatataagtatGCATGAAACtgatttacatatatattatacaaatagATCTTTTTGTAATATGAAGTTAGAGAATTATGGTTTATCAATTCAAGACATTGATGAagctataaaaataaacccATATTATGCTAAGGCATATTATAGAAAGGGatgttcatatttattattgtctgatttaaaaaatgcatcTGATTGTTTTCAAAtggttttaaaattaacaaaagataaaaattcagaattaaaattgaaacaatgtaaaaaattattatttgaacaGCAATTTCAAAAAGCTATAGAAttagaacaaaaaatacCATATTATGAAACTATCCAAttagataatataaaaatagaaaataataatgcacCAATATATGAtcgaaataatttaaatattgattttttaaaaaaggttGTAGATTATATAAGTGTGCCTaatcaaaaattaaataaaaaatgtgtatgtgcaataatattagatgtaattaaattattaaaagaatCACCTACATTAGTTTATCTAAATTTGAAAGAAGATGAAACTATAACAATTTGTGGTGATATACATGGTCAATTTTATGatctaataaatataatgaatattaaTGGATATCCATCTAcaaattattcatatttatttaatggaGATTTTGTTGATAGAGGTAGTTTTTCTGTAGaggttattatatttttatatctagCTAAGTTAATATTCCCTAATAATGTATATCTAACTAGAGGAAATCATGAAACAGATAACATGAACAAGATATATGGCTTTTTAGGTGAACTATTAGAAAAATACGATGAAAAATTacattcattattttcagactcctttaaatttttaccTTTAGCTTatgtattaaataataaagtatTTATTTGTCATGGTGGTATACCAAGTAAAACAGATGTAACATTAAAAGATATTGAACAGATAGATAGAAATACTGAACCTTTAGATGAAGGAATTATGACCGATTTATTATGGTCTGATCctaatgaagaaaaaggATTTAAACCTTCAAAAAGAGGTATTGGATTTTCATTTGGACCAGATATTACTgaaaactttttaaaaaataataatttatctcTCATCATTCGATCTCATGAAGTAAGAGATGAAGGATATTCTCTAGAACAAAATGGACAACTATATACCGTTTTTAGTGCACCAAATTATTGTGAcgttatgaaaaataaaggtggatttttaaaatttaaaggAAATGCAACTACACCTGAATGTGTAAAGTTTACGGAAGTTAAACATCCAAATGTTCCTTCTCTTAAATATGctcataatttatatcaaaatatttaa